The Halorubrum salinarum genome segment GTCCGCGAGAGCATGCTCGGCGAGTCGCGCAAGCAGGTCGAGACGACCGGCGAGCTCGTCGAGGAGGCGCTCCACGACGCCCTGCTCGACGTGATCGCCGTCGGCCAGTTCGACTTCGAGCAGCGCATCGCCGAGGCCGACAAGCCGGTCACCATCGTCTTCACCGGCGTCAACGGCGTGGGCAAGACGACGAGCATCGCGAAGCTCTCCGAGTGGCTCGCCGACCGCGGCTACTCCTCGGTCCTCGCGAACGGCGACACCTACCGCGCGGGCGCGAACGAGCAGATCCGCGAACACGCCGACCGGCTCGACCGCGACCTGATCAGCCACGACCAGGGCGGCGACCCGGCGGCCGTCATCTACGACGGCGTCGAGTACGCCGAGGCGAACGGCGTCGACGTCGTGCTCGGCGACACGGCGGGCCGGCTCCACACGAGCGACGACCTGATGGCCCAACTGGAGAAGATCGACCGCGTCGTCGACCCGGACATGACGCTGTTCGTCGACGAGGCGGTCGCGGGCCAGGACGCGGTGAACCGCGCGAAGGAGTTCGACGACGCCGCGGCGATCGACGGCGCGATCCTGACGAAGGCCGACGCCGACTCCTCGGGCGGCGCCGCCATCTCGGTCGCGTACGTCACGGGCAAGCCCATCCTCTTCCTCGGTACCGGACAGGGGTACGACGACATCACGCTGTTCGACCCCGAGGACCTCGTCGAGAGCCTCCTCGACGAGGAGTAACGGGCAGCCGACCCGACCCCGCCGGTTCCTTCCGGCTCGTTACGTCTCACGAGCCGCGGCTCAGGGGACGCGCCCGTCGCTCCGCCGGGTCGACGAAGCTCGATCTCGCGACTCGATCAGTCGTCGCCCGGCTTCGGCTCCGGCTCTGACGCCGCCCCGTCGACCGGATCGGGCGCTTCGCCGGCTGCCCGCCGTTCGACGCGAGTCACGATCCGCGCCCCGACGGCCGCCGACCCCGCGCCGAGGACGGCGCCGGCGATTACGTCGGTCGCCCAGTGGATCCCGAGGTACATCGTCGAGTAGACGACGGTCGCGGTGAGGGCGCCGGCGATCCAGGCCCACCGCGGGAACCGACGCCGAGAGCGCCACGCGACGGCGGCCACCGCCACGGAGAGCGAGGCGTGGAGCGAGGGGAAGACGTTCGTGTTCGACGCGACCGCGGCCGTGAGCTCCTGGGTCTCGGGGTAGAACTGGTACAGCAGCCCGTCGACCGAGTCGAGGTACTTTCGCGGCCCGTAGCCGACGAACAGCGTGTAACAGAGCGTCCCGACCGCGTAGTTCAGCATGTAGGCGACGAGCAGTTCCTTCAGGTGTCGCTGTCCGCCGTCCCCGGCGAGGAAGTACACCGCCGGCCCGGCGACGAGGAGGACCGCGAACCCGAGCATGTACGCCGCCGAGAAGAGTTCGAGCGTCGCGTCCGGCGTCGCGCGCTGGAGCGCGGCCACGAACTCTCCCTCGATAGCGTACAGCTTGTCCGTGATATGCCAGTCGAGCGCGCGGGAGATCCGAATCCGGTACCCCTGGGTGAGCTGTTTGACCGCGAGTAACCCCAGCGCCGCCGCGAGGTACGGCGCGATGTCGCGAGCGCGGCGGCCGAGGTCGTTCGTCGTGCGAGACAGCTGTCGAGGCCCGACACAGAGGAGGGCTGTGACCGCCGACCCGACGGCAACCGAGAGGCCGGTGAGGGCGGTCACTCTGAGGAGCGCCATCGTCGTTTCCCCACCGCCTTCACGATACATGAGTGACACGATATCCGAGCAGGCCGGTACGGCAGGAAAAGGGAACGGCCGCCAGCGCCGCTACCCCTCCCGCTCCGTTGGTGATCACCCGCCGCGACAGTGGTGATTTGTCCATTGGACCTGAGCGAGATCGACCGGGGTATTTCGGTATAGCGACATACGATTTACTCACTCGCTCTCGAACAAAATGTGTCGCTTCTTACCCGACGGAATTCGAGTCGGTCACGGGAGCAGTCGGTAGACGTTCGCCTCGTAGACCTCGCGCACCTGATCGCCCCAGTTGTGAGTGTAGGTATCGATCACGTCGTCGGCGACGTCGCCGCGCAGGTACTTCACCACGCCGCGGTCCCCGGTCCTGTCGCGGAGGTGCGTCGTGAAGAAGTGTCTGAAGTAGTGGGGCGTGACGTTCTCGTCGGCGCCGCCGCCGGTCCGATACCACCCTTCCTCGCGGGCGTACCGCTCGACGACGTGTCTGACCGCCTGCGGTCGCAGCCGCTCGCCCCAGCCCTCCGCGGTGCCGACGAACAGCGGCTCCGCGGGCGACGGCGAGTCCGGTCGAACCGCGAGCCACGCCTTCAGCGCACGGTGTAGCTCGTCGTCGACGGGGATCACGGTCCCCCGCTTCCGCTTGTTCGCGGCCGTGCGCACCTCACCGTTCAACTCCTCGCCGACGGTCGCGTCGGCCGTCACGAATATCGAGTCGGGGCGCCCCGACAGCGCCGGTCGGTCGCCGAGCGCGTAGGCGGCCTCCAAGTCCGGATCCGTGACCGAGAAGTCACGTAAGTCGAGGTTACAGAGCTCGCCGACCCGCATCCCGGTCTTCAAAAGCGTCACCACGAGCGCCCGATGGAGCGGGTGGCGGATCCCGGCGAGGAACGACCGCATGGCCGGGATAGAGACGTCGCGCCGAGCAGGGTCCTTGTCGACGGTCTCGTCCATCTCCTCCATCACCAGCGTCATCGGATTGCCGTCGAAGGCGCCCACCTCCGTCATGTACCCGTAAAACCGGTGGAGGTAGGCGGCGTACGTCGCGACCGTGCTGTCGGCCACGTCGCCTCGCAGCGAGTGGACGAACGCCATACAGTCGCGGTGGGTCGCCGACGCCGGTTCGGTCCCGTCGAGGAACGCCTCGAACCGGCGGAGGACGCGCTCGTACGCCGCCCTGGTCCGGTCCGTCTTGCCGTGGTAAGTGAGGTCTTCGAGGAAGTATCCGACCGGGTCGTCGGGCTCGGGGGCCCCGCGCGCGCTACTCATCGGTCAACACGTACCCCCCGTCACGCCCGCTGTATCGAACCCGGTTTCGATCTTGGAGATCGTCGAGCGTCGCCTCTAGTTCGTCCTCCACGTCACCGACCACGGCCTGGACCAGTTCGTCCCACGATCGGGGTCCGGATTCGAGAGCCGCGCGAACACGCCTTTCGAGGTCGTGACCCCTGGGGTCGGAGCCCTCGGAAGCGGGTTCCTCGTCGGTCGCCGACTCGCTTGGCGCGAAGCCCCTGCGTCCGGCCTGTACCATCGTCCTGACGAACTCGCTCAGCGACATGTCCAACTCGTCGGCGTGCTCGCGCCAGATCTCTTTTTGTTCTGTCGGCACGTACGTCTTCACCGACTGTCGATCGCCTCCCATCTGTGGAACGAGCGTTCTCGCGCTCTCAACTTCAATCTATCCCAGATTTCCGGATAAGTGACTTTATCTCGGTGTGTAGACCCCTATATCCGCCAGTTCTGAGAATGTATCTTGTTTTGTAGTGCTGCTATCTGAGGTGTGTGGTACTACTTTCCTGGATATACAATTTCCATGATCGCTTCCATGCGGGGAGCCCTAGGACACGCCATCCCAGGGAGTCGGCTAACCGATTCCGTCGGAGTGTTTGAGAACACGACACGAACTGGTCGGACTTCGTCGACAAGGGGTTACCGCCGAGACGTATCGACTGGATTTCCTGCCACTGCCGGTACGAAAACACGGACCGGGGCCAGCGCGACGTGGCCGGACCCCGTTCAGACGCGACGAGTATATTTCATGCCGCTATACGATACCCGGACTCAGACCCGTATCTCCGAGTCGGTCGGTTCGCGTTCGAACGCCCCGAGCACGCGAGAGACCGATTCGTCCGTCTCGGCGGCGTTACGCATCAGGACCGTCTCGCTCGGGAAGAGGTGCTCGCCGACGGAGAGGCCGTGTTCGCGGGCCGTCGAGCCGGTGACGGTGAGGTAGACGCCGAGGCCCACCCGAGCGATGGCCGCCTCCTCCTCCTCGTCGGCGTCGGGATAGACGAACTCCACGCCGTCGAGCGCGTCGGTGCCCAACACCGCGGTGACCAGGCGCTCGTACCGCGGCGAGATACACAGCAGGCCCTCGTAGTCGGCGAGGTACGCGCGGTCGAACGTCGTGTTCGGCGCGCGTCGGTCCTCGCGTCCCATCAGCGTGTGATACACGGTGTCTCCGAGGCCGGACACGACGCGCACGTCGGTGTCGACCGGGTCGATGCGGTCGTTGATGTCCGCGATGTCGCCGAGGCCGCCCTCTCGGATGCCGACCACCTCCTCCAAGACGAGGTCCGCGGAGTCGAATCCGAGCGCGAACTCGTGGGTTCGGAGCGCGCGGAACGGCTCCTCGCGGCCGACGAGTTTGACCGTCACGTCGCCCAGGTCGACCGTCGCGGCGTCGAACACGATCCGACGCGGCTTCCCGTTTCGGTCGTCGCGAAGCAGCGTGAACTCGGGTTCGGCGGCGGCCGCCGGGTCCGAGTACTCGGCGAGCCGCTCGTACGGGCCCGCGTCGGCGTCGACGGAGCCCTTCGTGACCGCCTTCTCGTACCGGAGCGTGTTGCTCACGCCGTCCGCGAGCCGGTCGAGGCGGTCGCCGTCCGCGACGGCCGCGATCCGCTCTAACACCGCTTCGAGCGGGCGTCCCTTGCGCGGGACCGCGACCGGAACCGGATCTGTCATTGAGCGATCTGCGGTCGGGCGCGTAAAACGGGTTGCGTTTTTGAACCGGGACCACGGCTCGCTGCCGTGCCCTTCGAAAAAGCCGGCGCGGCGTCGGCAGCGACCGACTTACGGACCGAAGGCCTCGTTGAGCCTGGTCCGGAACTCGTCGAGCTCGTCGAGGTGATCGTTGATCTCCTCGATCTCGGCCGCCACGTCGTCGAGGTCCTCGCCGAGGCGGTCCTCGATGTCGGTGAGCCGCGAGTCGACCTCCGCGAGGTCGTCCCACAGGTCGTCGAACTCCTCGTCGAAGCGGTCGAGCCCGGACTCGACCTCGTCCACGCGCTCCGTCGCGTCGGTGGCGAGGTCCTCCGCGCTCTCGGCCGTCTCCTCGGCGTTCTCGGCGCGCTCGGCCGCCCTGTCGACCTCCTCGTAGAGGGTTTCCACGTCGTCTCCCAGGTCGTCGACCGACTCCGCGACGGCGTCGGCCTCTCCCTCGACCCGGTCCACGTCGGCGGCGAGGTCGTCGACGTCGCTCTCGACGGCCGAGACGACGCCCCGGACCGATTCGACGCTGTCGTCGACGGCCGCGACGTCGTCCTCGACCGCCCGAACGTCGCTCTCGACCGTCTCGACGTCGTCCGCCACCGCGTCCACGCGGTCCTCCACCTCGTCGACCGCGTCCGTGGCGGCGTCGACTTCGGCGTCGACGCGCGAGACGTCGGAGGCGAGCGTTTCGCGCTCGTCGTCGGCATCGTCCAGGCGGTCGTCGAGGGCGTCGACCTCCGCCTCGACGGCGTCGACGCGGTCGTCGATCCCGTCGAGGATCTCGCGCGCCGTACCCTCACCGTCGATGAACTCCGCGAGCGCGTCGGCGTACGCCTCGATGTCGGCCACGCTCGACTGGAGGCGGGCGATCCGCACGTCGACGCTGCGCGGCACGTCGGCCTCGAACGCCTCCTCGATGGTCGCGATGTCCTCCTCGTCTGCCGCGCCGGTGCGGATCTCGGCCGCGAGCGCCGCCGCGAGGCCGCCCTCGCCCGGCAGCCTCGCCGCCTCGCCATCGTCCTCGACCGCTCCCTCCTCGTCCGTCTCGTCCTCGTGAGGCTCTTCAGCGTCCGTGTCGTCCGCCTCGGGCGCTTCCTCGGGCGCGTCGTCGGCCGCCGGCTCGGCTTCCTCGTCCGGGGCAGACTCGCTCTCTGCCACCGCTGCGCCGACGGGCTCTCCCTCGTGCGCCGTCACGGCGGCCGTCCCCGCTTCGATGGCCCGCGGTTCGGGGGCCGCGGACTCCGGCTCGTCGTGGGCTTCGTCGGCCGCGTCAGCTTCCGGCTCGGCGTCGGCTTCCGGTTCGGCGTCTGCCTCCGGCGGCTCGGTCGGCTCCGCGTCGTCCTCCTCGGCCTCGGATTCGGGCTCGTCTGCGGGTTCGGCCGGGTCGTCCGGGAGCAGCTCGTCGTCCTCCGCCATTCCCGGGAGCGTCGCGCGGTCGCCGGAGAGCACCTCGCGGACCGCGTCCGTGTCGCCGGCGCCGAGAACGTCCTCTATCTCCTCGCCGACGGGGACGTGTTCGATCACCGGCGTGCCGAGGAACCCGTCGAGGTCGGGGTCCTCGTCGCGGATCCCGAACACCGTCTCGACGGTCTCGTCCGGGTCTATCACCCGTTCGAACTCCACGCGGTGGTCCTTGTACGCCGTCCAGTTCTCGCTTTCGTACTCCGGGTGGAACCCGACTCGGTCCATCGGGAACGACTCCGGGATCCGGTCGACGATGCGCACCCGTACGGGGTCCTCGCGGTGCGAAGAGAGGGTGTACATCACCGCGGGCACGGGGAACGCGTCGTCAGTGAAGGATTTCTCGACGCGGATGCCGTCCTCGTCGACGGTCGTGGCCGCCTCCGCCGTCCGTTCGCTCATACCCGCACGTCCCGGAGCAAGGGCTTAAATTCCACGGGCCGCGTTTCGTGGTTGATAACCGAAACGTCGAGAAAACGGCCGCTCGACTCCCGTTTACAGGTCGATCCGGTCGCCGATCTCGACTATCTCCAGCCGGTCCGGCGACTCGTAGCTCCGCACGTGGTCGTGGAGCGCGGTCGGGTCGGCGGTCAGCCCCTTCCACATGTCCCAGTGGGTCGGCACCAGGCGGTCGAGGCCGAGGTCGTTCGCCGCCGTCGCGACCTCGTTCTCGTCGCTGTACCACTTCGTCCGAACCGGCTCCCCCGTCTCCTTGTCGGGTATCGTGCCCTCGGAACCGAACGCCAGGATTCCGAGGTCGATGTCGAACCGCTCCGCGAGCCCCGTGAACGACGGCGAGGGCTTGCTGTCGCCGGCGTGGAACACCGTCCCCGCGTCGTGTTCGATCACGTAGCCGACCGGGTGCGTGGCGTCCGCGTCGTGCGTTTCGACGACGTGAACGGTGAACTCGCCGACGCGCAGTTCGTCGCCCTCGGTGACCTCGGTGAACGCCGCCTCGCTCACGTCGTACTCCTCGGTCCACCGCTCCTCCTCGCGCGCGACCGCGAGCGAGTCGTCGGGCGCCACGAGGTCCGCGTCGGTGTTCTCCAGGATCGGCGCCTGCGAGGGCCCGTGAACGTGGTCCGTGTGCTCGTGGGTCGCAAGCACCGCGTCAGCGACCTCGACGTCGGCGGGGTCGAACGGGACCGGAATCATCCGAATCGTCCGCGGCGGGTCGCCCGTGCCGACGTAGGGGTCGATCCAGAGGACCGTCCCCTCGCTCCCCTTGATCGCGAAGCCGTTACAGCCCAGGTACCACAGCGCCACCGTGTCGGGGTCGGCGTCCGCGACCGCGCGCGGCAGCCAGTCGCCCCAGTCGGAGTCGACCATGGACGGCGATGCGGAAGCGGCGGGGGTAATGATTCCGGAGTTCGCCGGATCGCGGACAGTTGTGTCGGAACAGCAACGACGGATTTCTGTCGCGGACGCCACAAATAAATCGCATACCGCTATACAAAATTGCCGCGCACCGCGCGAGCGAGTTCGATCCGCGAAACCCGGGAAAATAGAAGCGAGACGCGGTCTACCGGGGGTGAGTCGAAACGAGAAGGCGAGTCAGCGCGACTCGCGAGTCACTCGGTCGACAGGCGACCGGGGGTCCACTCGGCGCCGTCGAGTTCGCGGTGCGTGAACGGGACCGCGTCCTCGCCGCTATAGCTCGCGACGAGGTGTCCGTCGCCTTCGAGGTAGTACTTGTACGTCGTGAGCCCCTCGAGGCCGACCGGGCCGCGGGCGTGGATCTTCCCCGTGGAGATCCCGACCTCGGCGCCGAGGCCGTAGCGGTAGCCGTCCGCGAACCGGGTCGAGGCGTTGTGGAAGACGCTCGCGGCGTCGACGCCGGTCATGAACGTCTCGGCCGTCTCGGCGTCCTCGGTCAGGATCGACTCGGTGTGTTTCGAGCCGTGGTCGTTGACGTGGTCGATCGCGTCGTAGGCGTCGTCGACGACCTTGATCGACAGTTCGAGGTCGCCGTACTCCGTGTCCCAGTCGTCGGCGGTCACGGGGTCGACGTCGACGACCTCGCGGGTCCGCTCGTCGCCGCGCAGTTCCACGCCGGCGTCCTCGTAGCGCGCGACGAGGTCGGGCAGGAACGCGTCGGCGACGGACTCGTGTACGAGCAGCGTCTCGACGGCGTTACACACGGCGGGGTACTGGACCTTCGCGTCGAAGGCAACGTCCTCCGCCATCTCCAGGTCAGCGTCGGCGTCGACGTAGACGTGACAGACCCCCTCGGTGTGACCGAGCACGGGGATCTGCGTGTTCTCCTGGATGTACGAGACGAACTCCGAGGAGCCGCGCGGCATCACGAGGTCGACGCGGTCGTCGAGTTCGAGGAGGCGGTCGACCTCCTCGTGGGCCTCGACGTGGGCCGCCCACCCGTCGGGGAGGTCAGGGGTGGCCTCGACGATCGTCTCGTGGAGGATTCGGTTCGACTCGCTGGCCTCGCTGCCGCCCTTGAGGACGACCGCGTTCCCGGACTTCAACGCGAGCGCGGCGATCTGAACCAGAGCGTCGGGCCGCGACTCGAACACCGTCGCGACGACTCCGATCGGCACCGCGACCCGGTACAGTTCGAGGTCCTCGTCGAGCTCGCGCGCCGCGAGCGTCTCGCCGAGCGGGTCGTCCTGTTCGGCGACCGACTCGACCATCGACGCGATCTCCTCGACCTTCGTCGCGTCGAGCTTCAGGCGGTCGACCAGCGCCTGCGTGTACTCGCCGTCCGCAAGCATCGCCTCGGCCGCCTCCACGTCGACCGCGTTCGCCTCCAGTATCTCCGATTCGCGCTCGCGGATCGCGTCGGCTATCGACCGGAGCGCCTCGTCGCGGGTCGCCTCGTCGGCGTTCGCGAGCCGCAGCGCGGCGCGCTCGGCCCGCCGGGCCAGTTCGTCGGTGTCCGCTTCCACGTCGGTGGTGTGGCTCTCACTCATCGTCGTCACCCGTCTCCGGCACGAATAGCGTGCCCGTCGGCTTACCCGCTGCGATCCGCGCTAACACGTCGCGCTCGGCCGACCCGGCGATGATGGCGGGGATCCCGTGGCGGC includes the following:
- a CDS encoding tyrosine-type recombinase/integrase, which codes for MSSARGAPEPDDPVGYFLEDLTYHGKTDRTRAAYERVLRRFEAFLDGTEPASATHRDCMAFVHSLRGDVADSTVATYAAYLHRFYGYMTEVGAFDGNPMTLVMEEMDETVDKDPARRDVSIPAMRSFLAGIRHPLHRALVVTLLKTGMRVGELCNLDLRDFSVTDPDLEAAYALGDRPALSGRPDSIFVTADATVGEELNGEVRTAANKRKRGTVIPVDDELHRALKAWLAVRPDSPSPAEPLFVGTAEGWGERLRPQAVRHVVERYAREEGWYRTGGGADENVTPHYFRHFFTTHLRDRTGDRGVVKYLRGDVADDVIDTYTHNWGDQVREVYEANVYRLLP
- a CDS encoding DUF5805 domain-containing protein; its protein translation is MGGDRQSVKTYVPTEQKEIWREHADELDMSLSEFVRTMVQAGRRGFAPSESATDEEPASEGSDPRGHDLERRVRAALESGPRSWDELVQAVVGDVEDELEATLDDLQDRNRVRYSGRDGGYVLTDE
- a CDS encoding MBL fold metallo-hydrolase, with amino-acid sequence MVDSDWGDWLPRAVADADPDTVALWYLGCNGFAIKGSEGTVLWIDPYVGTGDPPRTIRMIPVPFDPADVEVADAVLATHEHTDHVHGPSQAPILENTDADLVAPDDSLAVAREEERWTEEYDVSEAAFTEVTEGDELRVGEFTVHVVETHDADATHPVGYVIEHDAGTVFHAGDSKPSPSFTGLAERFDIDLGILAFGSEGTIPDKETGEPVRTKWYSDENEVATAANDLGLDRLVPTHWDMWKGLTADPTALHDHVRSYESPDRLEIVEIGDRIDL
- a CDS encoding phosphatase PAP2 family protein; this encodes MALLRVTALTGLSVAVGSAVTALLCVGPRQLSRTTNDLGRRARDIAPYLAAALGLLAVKQLTQGYRIRISRALDWHITDKLYAIEGEFVAALQRATPDATLELFSAAYMLGFAVLLVAGPAVYFLAGDGGQRHLKELLVAYMLNYAVGTLCYTLFVGYGPRKYLDSVDGLLYQFYPETQELTAAVASNTNVFPSLHASLSVAVAAVAWRSRRRFPRWAWIAGALTATVVYSTMYLGIHWATDVIAGAVLGAGSAAVGARIVTRVERRAAGEAPDPVDGAASEPEPKPGDD
- a CDS encoding glutamate-5-semialdehyde dehydrogenase produces the protein MSESHTTDVEADTDELARRAERAALRLANADEATRDEALRSIADAIRERESEILEANAVDVEAAEAMLADGEYTQALVDRLKLDATKVEEIASMVESVAEQDDPLGETLAARELDEDLELYRVAVPIGVVATVFESRPDALVQIAALALKSGNAVVLKGGSEASESNRILHETIVEATPDLPDGWAAHVEAHEEVDRLLELDDRVDLVMPRGSSEFVSYIQENTQIPVLGHTEGVCHVYVDADADLEMAEDVAFDAKVQYPAVCNAVETLLVHESVADAFLPDLVARYEDAGVELRGDERTREVVDVDPVTADDWDTEYGDLELSIKVVDDAYDAIDHVNDHGSKHTESILTEDAETAETFMTGVDAASVFHNASTRFADGYRYGLGAEVGISTGKIHARGPVGLEGLTTYKYYLEGDGHLVASYSGEDAVPFTHRELDGAEWTPGRLSTE
- a CDS encoding alanine-zipper protein; this encodes MSERTAEAATTVDEDGIRVEKSFTDDAFPVPAVMYTLSSHREDPVRVRIVDRIPESFPMDRVGFHPEYESENWTAYKDHRVEFERVIDPDETVETVFGIRDEDPDLDGFLGTPVIEHVPVGEEIEDVLGAGDTDAVREVLSGDRATLPGMAEDDELLPDDPAEPADEPESEAEEDDAEPTEPPEADAEPEADAEPEADAADEAHDEPESAAPEPRAIEAGTAAVTAHEGEPVGAAVAESESAPDEEAEPAADDAPEEAPEADDTDAEEPHEDETDEEGAVEDDGEAARLPGEGGLAAALAAEIRTGAADEEDIATIEEAFEADVPRSVDVRIARLQSSVADIEAYADALAEFIDGEGTAREILDGIDDRVDAVEAEVDALDDRLDDADDERETLASDVSRVDAEVDAATDAVDEVEDRVDAVADDVETVESDVRAVEDDVAAVDDSVESVRGVVSAVESDVDDLAADVDRVEGEADAVAESVDDLGDDVETLYEEVDRAAERAENAEETAESAEDLATDATERVDEVESGLDRFDEEFDDLWDDLAEVDSRLTDIEDRLGEDLDDVAAEIEEINDHLDELDEFRTRLNEAFGP
- the ftsY gene encoding signal recognition particle-docking protein FtsY, with translation MFDGLKDKLSGFREDVEESTEAEEAPADDEAATAESDADADEARAAAVGDASEADASETDDADASDDEPSTFQRAKAFATGQIIIEEEDLEEPLWNLEMALLESDVEMSVAEQILDSVRESMLGESRKQVETTGELVEEALHDALLDVIAVGQFDFEQRIAEADKPVTIVFTGVNGVGKTTSIAKLSEWLADRGYSSVLANGDTYRAGANEQIREHADRLDRDLISHDQGGDPAAVIYDGVEYAEANGVDVVLGDTAGRLHTSDDLMAQLEKIDRVVDPDMTLFVDEAVAGQDAVNRAKEFDDAAAIDGAILTKADADSSGGAAISVAYVTGKPILFLGTGQGYDDITLFDPEDLVESLLDEE